In a genomic window of Gossypium arboreum isolate Shixiya-1 chromosome 9, ASM2569848v2, whole genome shotgun sequence:
- the LOC108486732 gene encoding uncharacterized protein LOC108486732 yields MKMSLKRLPILHRLVSKSNYNLLRISILLTKMKKPMVHKLIFLKKSRKLKSFKLLKHYNHGSLGEYQFDSPSSTPLIHYYNKKHEVGNTDIYSMLFWCKCFGCLKAQARGEEDCGLALEADHLSVVVPPMALTGEIDIEDDDSVDERAERFIQNFYAQMRLQRQESF; encoded by the coding sequence ATGAAAATGTCCCTCAAGAGATTGCCCATTCTCCACAGGTTGGTATCCAAGTCCAACTACAATCTTCTTAGAATCTCCATCTTACTTACCAAAATGAAAAAACCCATGGTTCATAAGCTTATTTTTCTCAAGAAATCAAGAAAGCTCAAGAGTTTTAAGCTTCTGAAGCATTACAACCATGGCTCCCTAGGAGAGTATCAGTTTGATTCCCCTTCAAGCACTCCTCTTATTCATTACTATAACAAAAAACATGAGGTCGGAAACACAGATATTTACTCCATGCTGTTTTGGTGCAAGTGTTTTGGTTGCCTGAAAGCTCAGGCAAGAGGAGAAGAAGATTGCGGGTTAGCATTGGAAGCTGATCATCTGTCAGTAGTAGTACCTCCCATGGCATTGACAGGGGAAATTGATATTGAAGATGATGACTCAGTTGATGAAAGGGCTGAGAGGTTCATTCAAAATTTCTATGCACAAATGAGGCTGCAGAGGCAGGAATCATTTTAA